Below is a window of Cataglyphis hispanica isolate Lineage 1 chromosome 14, ULB_Chis1_1.0, whole genome shotgun sequence DNA.
CgaggcaataaataaataatcgccCGAGGTTATCAGATGATGTGCAAACGTCATGTTAAGCGGTCGCTGAGAGAGCACGCGAACACGTCAGCATATATCGCCAGCTTAGAGAACCGATAGAAACAGCATCGCTTTGTTCGCCGTATCTCATGCTCGGCTATAGATACCCACACGAATGAGAAGATTCTCTCGCTGACGTCACACGCGGATGACAACTGGGACGAGATTTACGTTGACATTTTACGCCgtgcgattaataattatgcagCGTGAAGGAGAAGGGGCGAGACATGTTTCGACACACCAGGTAATTATATCTTCATTCAAGATGAAAACGGAAGTTTTTGCGACGTTTcgtaaataattagataataattgttGACGTTAATTGAACGATAAGGATAATCGACAGCTGAGTAAACAGAATGATTTCCGCCAATATTCAACAAAGTGGaagtagatatttatttagttcctggaaataataaaatcttgaaagGCGCACGCATTGCAAATCGAGACAtctttgtttcatattttatatttttcgattttgaagataatgtgtatttttttcatttttatttttaatgctagCTGATTGGATTACGGTTTATtcgcaaatatattaacaattataaattttagatacataaaaattaataattatgcgtTATGTTATATACGCAAGACATATCgaattacaagaaatattataagtatcATAGATGTCACACGTGTGATataggaataaataaataagcgaATTGAATGATGAATGAAaatagaggaagagagaataaGAGGCAATTGAATTGTATATGCATGAAAGTCAATGCACTTATGGACTTATGGACACATTCACCGTTAATGGGGCCGTTATTTTACATTgctataaatgtaatatcttcCTAGtctcattatatatcttttaaatctgccgtatattgataaaaatgatgcCCGGAATTCTGTCCCAaattctaaagaaatttttcatcagTAATTCAAATCCACTTAGATCTagctatcaaaaaaaaaaaaaatgttccaatgttaagaaataatttattttatgtagacAAAtcgtgatatatacatatgattcattttttattaatatttcgtaagatataaattattattttttatcaaaagagaTAAGTgtgcaaatttaaatgcacGTCGGATCAAAGTGCATCGATAAATGTTGCGAATCTAATCTTTCTCTGatcaatgatatcaaaaaaagaatcttaaaGTTAATTTCACGGCGTTAATTCACGACAAAGGTTATTTGTCAATACATTCGCGAAGATATAGAAGATATGTCGAATGGATGCAAAGTTTGTTATCGCATGTGAACAATGGCACTTAGCAATCTGCCATTACGTATCAGGTCGATCAACCTGCGTGCAAAGATATTGATTTCTAGACTTTAGACGTTAATCCTTGAATAAACATCATTCGAATACACGTGTCGAATGCACGATGTCCTTGGCTCGCGCGACTGATGTATATTATCGATAtcggaaaagaaaagaaatctatATCTCCGCGAAGGCATTAATTTCGCAATCACAGTCACATTATACCGATCGATCATATGTCAGTCTTTGAAATCTGTAATtatgaggaaaaaagaaactaatcCGTCAACTCGAGCAAGAAAGCGTTACGATTTATTTGTTCCTAAATGGAAATATGAAGAATGACTGAAATGTCAAGCAGTTAAATTTTTCAGTTCTTTTTCGTAATTCCAGCTGACATTAAAACGTGCTCGCGAGGCACTTAGTTGTTTTCGCACTGTCGGCATTGACCGACTTTATTTTCGCGTCATTTTACAGTGCATTGAAAAGACACGTAAAACATCTCGTACATTGTTAACACGTGTAACGAGCATTCTTTCTATACGCGATAAAACCGATTAATTTCTATACGCGATAAAACCGATTAATATTCATGTTTCCTATATAGATTCACTAATTCATCTCGGgcaagattttttcttttcttcatggATCATACTCGATATAAATACCATAAAATAACAATCTAGTCTATCAAGTGGCAAATAGTCAGATAATCAACGCGGATCATTGATAATTACCCTTATCGCGatatacaaacaaattttgaaactcTATAACGTTATGCTTGGAATTTCCGCGTATATCTTGCATATCTCAACGCGTCACAAATAACAAATGAAAGATCTCGCAATTCTCATTGATAACGAACGACATTCTTTTAACTCTTTAGTTTAGATTTAGATAACTAGAGTACATCGCTAAATCGATGAATTGCGTTACTTTCGATCAATATCATCGAATATCATCGGGATTGTGTAACGCGATGGAAAATCAAAcggctattatttatatcgagaattatatttttcgcaataaaCGTGTACTTGTAACCTAGTTCCAGTGACACCGATGCGCATATCTAGGCGAGAGAGTCGACGAAGAGACAGCATCCAACCCTTTCACCAATGTTTATTCTCTGATTCGCGTCACTTGACCATGATTTTGATCTGCGCTTGAGAATTATGAAAACATATTTGTCGTAAGCTCATCGACTAGTTCGCTTTACATTATAACACATATTCGTAATGTTATATGGATAAACTGACCTTGTTTGTGCATCGCGATTTAAAAtctgatgaaaataaaacgcaAAAAGGAGACGCAAAAAGGAGACGCAAActagagatttaattattttcagcattttaatatctaaaaagatcgcggtttaaaattaatttatcttgtttaaattcctaatttctattttatttacagacTTGCGACCAACTAAAATATCGCGAAgtcattatcttaaaaattatttcgatttttgcgaggaaaattaatttctttttacttgtCACTTGtcttttttcacattaaatatccatgtatgtgtatgtgagtTTTAATCACATTCAAAAAtacatctctctttctacagTTATGTATGTATCAAAAGTCGAGTGGAATCCGCGTGTGAAACAATAAATCAAAGCTATTATGAGCAAAGCAAATAGACAGCTGTGTTTTTACACGTGCTAAAGTCTACCGAGTTAATTCTCGAATGGGTCATCCCAGCATTGTCTTCCTctcaattgaatatatattacgtcTCTAACAATgagataatacatataactgTAAATCATCTTGTTTTCGTAATTAGAACTTACGCAAGACGACAAATGCCACAATGCTTGGCCTCGCTATTATGATCACATCCGTCTAAAATGATTCATAAGCTCgctacattattatatacgtatgcaattatataagtaaaaaatacttatgtaAATCTTCGCTTGCGGATCGcctgaataaaatatgattgattatgttaatttttgcgactattctatttttcaaatgtataaCAACGCTCTCatgatgcaaaataataaatctatgaaataaatagaaacaaaacttaaaagtaaatgtaaataaaaatctaaaataatattaaaaacaactacaaaagaaaagaactcttattttatttttgatttatataattacattattttaaatgtatcatgtttatcattattataaaagagaggAGCAAAAGATTAGATTcagatttcttaatttaaatttaaaaaaaaatcaaaaaacaattgattgattttgaaaatcaaaaaCAATTGATTGATCCTTGGGGAATCTTTTTGGGAATTTGGATATCTCTTTGGTATTTCCTttagtcattttttttcttttacaagaaTGTCCAAGGATCTGTATTCatgtttccaaattttttcttttttcttttctcgcttATAACACGtaactgttttttttctctctcaaaaaactcgaatattattttccatttaaatattgcattttctacagaaacttttaaaaattatcgtaactgcattctattatttcgcatcaaaaaatattttaagaagattcaaatttctttccaatttattattcgacgAGGTATTAAAAGGCATTTtcctaataatttaattttcacatttgaaaaatcaataatacttgtaaatatattataccattgtaagaaatttactgaaaaagtgaaatataagatgcatttaaaaaaaagcgcaaaattatttaataagtcaattatatgcaaatattgatatctcgaataatttcGTAATACATTTTCGtagtacaattttataaaacagaaGAGATAAAATAGCGTAAGTCATTGGACggtaaattataacaatgtcCAAAAATagggtatataaaaaaatataattgaatttattttttgtaaagaagCTAATGgcgcaagaaaaaatatatatataatatatgaaataaaaataatatcgacgTAAGTGttgaacttgaaaaaaaaaagaaaaaagtaagtCTTAAATTTTACCTGCTAATTCTACACGTGGTTTCTCTGTAaacttatcgaaaaaaaaaatactttacgtGACCAAACAAGAGAGGAAGACAGGAATTCACTCACCGAGAGGCAGGTCGCAAAGCAAGGAGCACGCGGCGATAGCACCCGCGGACGCGCCGCTTATTTTATTCAGCAGCAAATGTGGCGCGTACTTTTTGAAGCAGACCGCCACACCGACATGGTAGATGCCGAGGAAACCGCAGCCAGCGAATGATAGATTCATGTCGCTCTCTTGGTCCTCGTTATTCCTCGTTATTTCCTAATAACGCGTCGCGCGATGACACTGTCCGTTGTCTCCGCGTCGTCGTTTATCCTTTCTGTCTTCTCGATCCTCTCGTCGCCAAGAATCGCTGTCCACGACGGTTACCACACGACGAGTCGCGTGGTGTAAACAAAACGGAatgcgaaaagaaaaaaatcgaagacACCGGAAATCTCGTCCGTCACTTCCGTTCGACGTGCGCGAAAAAGAACGTTTCTTTGATCTCCTTTAAATTCTGCGCGACGTGCATATATTTCGTATATCAGCGTGCTCGTTATATCGTCACTTGCGATACGCGAGAGCGATGCACGTGCTACGATGGTTGACCGTATTCTGTCGACGTACGGGCAACAGAACAGCTGTTCCTGATTAAAACCCCCGTGCGCGGaaaacggagagagagagaggaagagacaCCAATCACACGGACGACGTATATAGATGCGGGAACACATCGACGGCTGCAGCGATAGCGCTCTACGCGTGACGTAAGCATTCGCACGTGACGTTCGTCGCGCGACTGGTCAGCGTCGGTGGTGTGGTTCGTTGGTCACGCCCACAaacttctattatattataatgtaatataatagataataaaagtaCAAAACAAAACTGTGGTCACACTTTTTGCATATTTGATGCTACgcgttcataaaatatattacaagttAAAAACAAAGCACAGTctcacgatatatataaataatattacataatatatacatataaatataaatataaatatatatatatatatatatatatatatatatatatatatatatatatacatatatttacatgtatatattaaatatattatattatatattatattaatgttatgtaTAAATAGTCTGGCATAGCACTTTAAATCAACAAACATTGAATAAATAcatgatatctttttttttaattatgacataTCGACCGaggcataaaataaatgacattttcTAACACTTCGTGCACGCAAGATGACGTTATATCTCAGATGGTAAAAAagacttttttcattttcatacgTATTATAATCTGCTTACGCCAGGTGTCTCCGTGATGTTCCTGATCCGCCGAGTCTCACGTCAAACATTGCCGACGGGACGGCGTTGCGTTTGGTCGATATCGAAGTAATGGGATCCGTCGCGTAAAGTAAACGCGACAAACACCGACAAACACTGGATTGGAGCACGATGACAGGGCGGCTGTGCGTCGCGGTGAACCGAAGCTGAGACTGAGACAGACTCGAGACAGTGTTGCTCGCGACGCTAGTTGTCGATCGTCGAGAGAACGCGGGATCGAGACGCTCGCAGCGTCGCCGGATTACAAACTCACGATTGTCGCGAAAATTGACGAGAGAAACCTTACGACGGTGCCGTGCGTAAGGTCAACCCCGGCAGCTCCGTCATCGCGTATCATCGtacgtgtgtgcgcgcgtgtgtgaTATGCCGGCGCCCCACTACCTGGTGGACGAAAACTGCTGGTCCTTGGAAACTAACCCTTCACAACCCGGACTAAGGGTCGTGCATGCCGTCATCCTTTACGTTATTATGTGTATTAGAAGAGGCGCATAAACGCAAGGTGAGCCTTTTCTATGAGGTTTAGccttttttctacatttatacgtatatataaagcgatttatttttgtgcGCACTCCAAAGATCGATCAGCGTGGACGGCGAATGCTTttcgatttctctctctctctctctctctctctctctctctctctctctctctctctctctctctctctctgtctcgtcGATAGAAAGATACATCCCGAGGGTGAGTCGCGTTGCGTCAACCCTTTTAACGTCGAAATAGCGAAAAACGAAGGAACAGGAGTATCTTGTACCTGGCGGGCTCCtgaattttttcaatgaaaatgcGTAGAAAGAGaattagttaataaattttttgttaataccgtagtatatgatatataattaattaatatcttgaattaatttagttttaaatgGAATTTGTAATTGATGATTgtaattaatgagaaaagacatgaatataatttcttgttaTTGATCTTATTATTgagatacaatattaaaagataaagtaaacagattgcataaaataagtaaaacaaACAAACTtgctaatctttttttctttaataaaatgttaccagatttttatataacattacatttattaaatcaattaacagTTATTTCTTAGTGACTTGTGTTATATTTagcaaagaatttattaattatggtaAAGATcattagttattatttatttttaaaaaattcaatttattatttttgcaatatatgtataatatattgtagatggagtaatatttctaaaaattcacatcaaacattgtaaaattatattaatgttaattaattttctgtttaGTTAAGAATcactcaaattttaattaatgttaaaacatagatatgaattttatatttaagtcaatctaatgtataatatataaataatgtgctGGTACaagtaataaaagttttccttttttttctctcatatctGAAGACATACttacttttaatttgaataaaaagtatcTTATTGTACGTTCActgtttcttctctctctctctttaaaataaatgtatatataaaaacaaaaaaatttaactggAAAGCAACACGTATTGTATTCTGGACAACAACACATGATTTAGCACAATTTATACACATCACAACATACAAAGTTCTCTCTTATTACTGACTCGAATACGAAATCGCGTGTTGATATGCTGCTCGTCTCAAGGaaattcagaattaaaatgaataaacgaGAGGAGGaatgttgattttttaattcaagataAATCTACTTAGGAGCTTTTAACTGAAGCAGATTCTCTTGCttgtataattatgcaaaacaattgcgaataataaaagaacagttctattattgtatttaataaaagaaaagaaaatatgtatatatcaattaaaaatataaaaaaaatagataaataaaacaggAGATtaggaaagaagaagaaagacaCCGGAACTGCATCAACTACGATAGATTAGTCCTTTTGCCTTACtagtaattgatatattattattagaattataataatctagagaaaatgataataaaatttgataaatatatattaaattaatgtcattttgttattacaatctactttaaataaagcaaaaattttcaaattgcttaagaaatatatcttgatattcTTTTGTTGACTGTAGGATGTACGCACTGCAGATGCAGACTGCCTGCCAGGGTGAGGGCACTGGTGAGCCCGATGATCCCAGCAGCCTTCATCAGGAACCAGCTCGACCTACTGCGCAAGATTGTAgttcttttgatattattagagCCACACAGGTAATCTCAGCAATCAAATTAAACAGTTTATCTTTAAACTGTTCTAAAttcactttaaaatataattaaaattgtgttatacaaatatagaaaGTTCATAagcatgtaatatttttttaactgtgAGTTTAGAAATAAGCTCCACAATTTAAAACTAATCATATGCGCGATTAATgtgtatgattaatttttttatttaaaactaagtAGGATAACGTGTTTGTAGTATGGAGCATTGGATCGAGTGACAGAATTGGTAGAAGCTGGTGCTGATGTGAATCAGCCAGATTCGGAAACCGTAACGCTGCTCCATTGGGCTGCCATAAATAATCGAAAAGATATAGTTAAGTATCTTATTGCAAAAGGGGCTGTAGTCGATGCAATTGGTGGCGAATTGGCTTCTACGCCATTGCATTGGGCTACAAGGTGAGtgtgttttaacaaaaatttgttgacattatttaataaactgaCTTACTGATGAGAATATagaagattttgaaaataaaccatcgtctttatctttttctaatataaatttataaaaaatttgaataaaacaatCAGCTCAAATTGTGTTTCTAGACAGGGCCATCTCTCTACAGTCGTCATACTGATGAGAGCAGGTGCTGATCCAACCCTGAGGGATTCTGAAGGTTTCTCATGTATACATCTGGCAGCGCAATTTGGTCACACAGCTATTGTGGCTTATCTAGTAGCGAAAGGCGTGAATCCGAATATGCCGGATAGAAGCGCTATGACACCTCTTATGTGGAGTGCTTACAAAGTCAACAGGTATATAGAGTACTGTGTTATTACAATACAAACAATTGTTTCCTTAATAGAAAAACGCTATATTGGTTACTTTAAAGTCTTTCCTTTTATAGCTTAGATCCAACGCGATTGCTGTTGACTCTAGGTGCGTCGCACTCGCTCACCGACAACCTGCACGGTAACACAGCGCTGCATTGGGCCATTATAGCGAAAAATAACACAGCAATATCTACTCTAGTACAACATGGGGCCTCGTTAGATTTGCCCAATTTCCAAAACGAGACCCCGATGACACTGCTGGGCCCGCACATCGGCGCCGCATGGCTAGGTCACAAAATTAGTCAGGAGATTAAAGAGAAGCAAGGTCGTACGAGAACGTGGTGTAGAGATAAGGTAACAATAATGTACCATAAATATGTCACGATATATATTAGCTTGGAATAAAACGAAATCTCTAGTTGAAGATTTTTTCTTGCTGTTAACTGTAGAGTTAACTgcagaataaaatagatttacttTTTAGTTTTTCTGTATATAAGTGCATTATCTCATTATTCATTTCTTGTAGAGAGTCCGTTGGTATTGCATGGTCAGTACGCCATTCATAGCGTTTTATGTGATCGGCATGATTCTACAGATCGGATGGGATTATTTACTAAAACTAGGTGCCTTTATCACCCTTTATGTAGCGGTGTATTTAATGAACCATTTCGTGTTCGACGAACGGCTGTTCCACATATTACCAATGTCGATTTATTTGGCAACTAAGGTGAGTTGATCATCCGATAAGTTCTAGATAAACCGAGGTCATTTATGTACGATTAGTTTCTGATAAGCTGTTAAGCATGATAAGTAACATACCGATAATGCGATAAGCTCAAAAGATAGTATGATATAATGTGCAAAacaatactatataaatttaaaataaaattatattaataacgtaACGAGAaactttcattaatatttaaatatgtcattatatttAGGGATATTTATGctcatgcaatatataattattaatatttgaacaaaataaCACATTCAGAAGCGCAATAATTGTTTACAAGTTGTAgtattttatcgtttatagATAGACTTGCACTGTatgtgtgatatatttttttagaacataTTTATGCTTGTTTTAgtacaaacattttttgcaattcaTTATATgcctattttaattatgaattatatacatttatatgtattataattataaattgtgtacatatatatatttttttagatgtggatatatattacatggaTATTTTGGCTTGGTGTCCATGCAGCATGGTATTTATGGTTATTATTGGTCGGCGGTTCTGTTCCTCTTTGGATATGCTTCCTACAGTCTTGGCGAGGTGATCCCGGAATCATTACGGCTACTCatgaagataaattaaatgtacctTCTGTTATTTCTATGCGCAAAATTATCCAATatgcatgaaaaattaaatgtgtcttCATCTGCAGACGATAATCGAATTGGCCGAATCCGGTGGTTTTGAGCCACAATGGTTCTGTAGTAGCTGTTTAGTCAGAAGACCCATGAGATCTAAACATTGTTCCACATGCGACCGTTGTGTAGCGCGATTCGATCATCATTGTCCATGGGTAAACAACTGCATCGGTAAATAAATACCAATATCATGATAatcttttcagtttttttttttatttttttttttttagcaagttgtacatcttttttctcttttctttttatccattttattCTGTCTGTTCTCTTCAATATATTATCGTGaagattaataagatatacacacatacacaagaAAAAACAAAGTACATAATGTTAAACAATGGACTAATTGCATTTGCAGGTGCACATAATCATAAGTATTTCCTTGGATTTCTGGCATCTTTGCTTGGGTTGTGCATCGTTATTTTATCCGCTAGTGTACAGTATTGGCAATTTGAATGCTGGTCAAACTTGACGAACGGTCATAGCGCGGACAACTATTTGGTAGCCGCGGCTACCTGCGACGCTTGGGTAATGTGGATAGCAGCCAACACGTCTCTTCACTCTTTCTGGGTCGGAACACTGTTGGCGTGTCAATGTTATCAGGTAAAAtgcgattataattttataaaatgtacatcttataaattaagacCAATGAAGGAACCATTGTCCTGATAGTCAAaagatgattattataatttttttacgtattttCGCAGATCATGGTC
It encodes the following:
- the LOC126854455 gene encoding palmitoyltransferase Hip14 isoform X1, translating into MYALQMQTACQGEGTGEPDDPSSLHQEPARPTAQDCSSFDIIRATQYGALDRVTELVEAGADVNQPDSETVTLLHWAAINNRKDIVKYLIAKGAVVDAIGGELASTPLHWATRQGHLSTVVILMRAGADPTLRDSEGFSCIHLAAQFGHTAIVAYLVAKGVNPNMPDRSAMTPLMWSAYKVNSLSFYSLDPTRLLLTLGASHSLTDNLHGNTALHWAIIAKNNTAISTLVQHGASLDLPNFQNETPMTLLGPHIGAAWLGHKISQEIKEKQGRTRTWCRDKRVRWYCMVSTPFIAFYVIGMILQIGWDYLLKLGAFITLYVAVYLMNHFVFDERLFHILPMSIYLATKMWIYITWIFWLGVHAAWYLWLLLVGGSVPLWICFLQSWRGDPGIITATHEDKLNTIIELAESGGFEPQWFCSSCLVRRPMRSKHCSTCDRCVARFDHHCPWVNNCIGAHNHKYFLGFLASLLGLCIVILSASVQYWQFECWSNLTNGHSADNYLVAAATCDAWVMWIAANTSLHSFWVGTLLACQCYQIMVLGMTTNERMNAGRYKHFKQGNPFHRGALQNAADFCNFSFCGVKAKPSSDWLHSFDLKQSIEKLPLLAQKDNFQYV
- the LOC126854455 gene encoding palmitoyltransferase Hip14 isoform X2, with protein sequence MYALQMQTACQGEGTGEPDDPSSLHQEPARPTAQDCSSFDIIRATQYGALDRVTELVEAGADVNQPDSETVTLLHWAAINNRKDIVKYLIAKGAVVDAIGGELASTPLHWATRQGHLSTVVILMRAGADPTLRDSEGFSCIHLAAQFGHTAIVAYLVAKGVNPNMPDRSAMTPLMWSAYKVNSLDPTRLLLTLGASHSLTDNLHGNTALHWAIIAKNNTAISTLVQHGASLDLPNFQNETPMTLLGPHIGAAWLGHKISQEIKEKQGRTRTWCRDKRVRWYCMVSTPFIAFYVIGMILQIGWDYLLKLGAFITLYVAVYLMNHFVFDERLFHILPMSIYLATKMWIYITWIFWLGVHAAWYLWLLLVGGSVPLWICFLQSWRGDPGIITATHEDKLNTIIELAESGGFEPQWFCSSCLVRRPMRSKHCSTCDRCVARFDHHCPWVNNCIGAHNHKYFLGFLASLLGLCIVILSASVQYWQFECWSNLTNGHSADNYLVAAATCDAWVMWIAANTSLHSFWVGTLLACQCYQIMVLGMTTNERMNAGRYKHFKQGNPFHRGALQNAADFCNFSFCGVKAKPSSDWLHSFDLKQSIEKLPLLAQKDNFQYV